Proteins encoded in a region of the Streptomyces sp. PCS3-D2 genome:
- a CDS encoding DUF397 domain-containing protein has product MSTPLKWFKSSYSGSEGGACLEAAFAWRKSSYSGDEGGACVEVAACGCADTVHVRDSKVADGPVLALAPAAWAGLTRWVRS; this is encoded by the coding sequence ATGAGCACCCCACTGAAGTGGTTCAAGTCCAGCTACAGCGGCAGCGAGGGCGGCGCGTGTCTGGAGGCCGCCTTCGCCTGGCGGAAGTCCTCCTACAGCGGTGACGAAGGCGGGGCCTGCGTCGAGGTCGCCGCCTGCGGCTGTGCCGACACCGTCCACGTCCGGGACTCCAAGGTCGCCGACGGGCCCGTGCTCGCGCTCGCCCCCGCCGCCTGGGCCGGTCTGACCCGCTGGGTTCGTTCCTGA
- a CDS encoding glutamyl-tRNA reductase — MSLLVVGLSHRSAPVSVLERASLSADTKTKLLHDTLAAEPATEATVLATCNRIELYADVDKFHAGVAELSTLLAQHSGVALEELTPYLYVHYEDRAVHHLFSVACGLDSMVVGEGQILGQIKDALALGQELHSAGRLINDLFQQALRVGKRAHSETGIDRAGQSLVTFGLEQLAAGTPVAEWARGRRALVIGAGSMSSLAAATLARVGVAEIVVANRTAERAERLAEILVASGTGVRASALAMAAVPDELTRVDVVVSCTGATGLVLTADDVLAAVSWGAAGEPAPAEQGALGAAPQAHPAGPPAGPEAAMPDGDVLARLVAAAEAGGRIADAGAARTISASADAAADGCPVGPDGRSALTGVDANSLELHGTWADQGEAAAQRQPRRTARAQAHATDVRLALLDLAMPRDIDAAVHRIPGVRLVDIESLAEASADAPMAADVDAVRGIVAQEVAAFGAAQRAAHITPTVVALRAMAAEVVAMEVARLDGRLPDLDERQRAEVTQTVRRVVDKLLHAPTVRVKQLASEPGGAGYAEALRELFDLDPQTVASVSRADAADPKNDDDPGRAS; from the coding sequence ATGAGCCTGCTCGTCGTCGGGCTGAGCCACCGCAGCGCACCCGTGAGCGTGCTGGAGCGCGCCTCGCTGTCGGCCGACACCAAGACCAAACTGCTGCACGACACCCTCGCCGCCGAGCCCGCGACGGAGGCGACGGTGCTCGCCACGTGCAACCGCATCGAGCTGTATGCGGACGTGGACAAGTTCCACGCCGGCGTCGCCGAGCTGTCCACCCTGCTCGCCCAGCACAGCGGGGTCGCGCTGGAGGAGCTCACTCCCTACCTGTACGTGCACTACGAGGACCGGGCGGTGCACCACCTGTTCTCGGTGGCGTGCGGACTGGACTCCATGGTCGTGGGCGAGGGACAGATCCTCGGCCAGATCAAGGACGCCCTCGCGCTGGGGCAGGAGCTGCACTCCGCCGGCCGGCTGATCAACGACCTGTTCCAGCAGGCGCTGCGGGTCGGCAAGCGGGCGCACTCGGAGACCGGCATCGACCGCGCCGGCCAGTCGCTGGTGACCTTCGGGCTGGAACAGCTCGCGGCGGGCACGCCCGTGGCCGAGTGGGCCCGGGGCCGGCGTGCCCTGGTGATCGGCGCCGGGTCGATGTCCTCGCTGGCCGCCGCCACCCTCGCCCGGGTCGGCGTCGCCGAGATCGTCGTGGCCAACCGGACCGCCGAGCGGGCGGAGCGGCTGGCGGAGATTCTGGTTGCCTCAGGCACGGGTGTGCGGGCTTCGGCCCTCGCGATGGCGGCGGTGCCGGACGAGCTGACCCGAGTCGACGTGGTCGTGTCCTGCACGGGTGCCACCGGGCTCGTGTTGACCGCCGACGACGTCCTGGCCGCCGTGTCCTGGGGGGCCGCCGGTGAGCCCGCGCCCGCCGAGCAGGGTGCGCTCGGGGCTGCACCCCAGGCCCACCCGGCCGGGCCGCCGGCCGGGCCGGAAGCGGCCATGCCGGACGGCGACGTACTGGCCCGGCTGGTCGCCGCCGCCGAGGCGGGCGGCCGGATCGCCGACGCCGGAGCCGCGCGGACCATCAGCGCTTCCGCGGACGCCGCGGCGGACGGGTGCCCCGTCGGGCCCGACGGGCGCTCCGCGCTGACCGGCGTCGACGCCAACTCCCTCGAACTGCACGGGACCTGGGCCGACCAGGGCGAGGCCGCCGCGCAGCGGCAGCCCCGCAGGACCGCCCGTGCGCAGGCCCACGCCACCGACGTCCGGCTCGCGCTCCTCGACCTGGCCATGCCCAGGGACATCGACGCGGCCGTGCACCGGATCCCGGGCGTCCGGCTCGTGGACATCGAGTCCCTCGCCGAGGCGTCCGCAGACGCCCCGATGGCGGCCGACGTCGACGCCGTACGCGGCATCGTCGCCCAGGAGGTCGCCGCCTTCGGCGCGGCACAGCGGGCCGCCCACATCACGCCCACCGTCGTCGCCCTGCGGGCCATGGCGGCCGAGGTCGTGGCCATGGAAGTGGCCCGCCTCGACGGGCGGCTCCCGGACCTCGACGAGCGACAGCGCGCCGAAGTCACCCAGACCGTGCGCCGCGTCGTGGACAAGCTCCTCCACGCGCCGACCGTGCGCGTCAAGCAGCTCGCGAGCGAGCCCGGCGGCGCCGGGTACGCGGAGGCGCTGCGTGAACTCTTCGACCTCGACCCTCAGACGGTTGCTTCCGTCAGCCGGGCGGACGCGGCCGATCCGAAGAACGACGACGACCCAGGACGGGCATCATGA
- a CDS encoding ankyrin repeat domain-containing protein: protein MCGEPRPLLGAGSRPDTAGAQGLPVLCTAVAAFAHRIAGALVEAGADPDRVLPDGTTPLLRAVEGGSPATVTAVLWSRDLREPELRLAQPERERLLAAARHWYGTGAEAELRRRIGTPARPRSAGGPSAPDTAPS from the coding sequence TTGTGCGGCGAGCCCCGCCCCCTGCTGGGGGCCGGGTCCCGCCCGGACACCGCCGGCGCGCAGGGACTGCCGGTGCTGTGCACGGCGGTGGCCGCCTTCGCCCACCGGATCGCCGGGGCCCTCGTGGAAGCCGGCGCCGACCCGGACCGGGTGCTGCCGGACGGCACGACACCCCTGCTGCGGGCTGTCGAGGGCGGCTCCCCGGCCACCGTCACGGCGGTGCTGTGGTCCAGGGACCTCCGGGAGCCGGAACTGCGCCTGGCGCAGCCGGAGCGCGAGCGGCTGCTCGCCGCCGCCCGCCACTGGTACGGGACGGGAGCGGAAGCGGAACTGCGCCGCCGGATCGGGACGCCGGCCCGGCCACGCTCGGCGGGCGGACCGTCCGCGCCGGACACGGCGCCGTCCTGA
- a CDS encoding WXG100 family type VII secretion target, with protein MSDDDRITVDFATLQRLSGDLEEILKNLNEKLDLLYERTKKAVLSWDGEARQAFIDELDKWDRSAQDLKAAQAWLHEVVVTGHLNYAAANKSVLQGWGGGA; from the coding sequence ATGTCGGACGACGACCGTATAACCGTCGATTTCGCCACCCTGCAGCGCCTTTCCGGCGACCTGGAGGAGATCCTCAAGAACCTCAACGAGAAGCTAGACCTGCTTTACGAGCGCACCAAGAAGGCCGTTCTGAGCTGGGACGGCGAGGCCCGGCAGGCCTTCATCGACGAGCTCGACAAATGGGATCGCTCGGCCCAGGACCTCAAAGCCGCGCAGGCCTGGCTCCACGAGGTCGTGGTCACGGGACACCTCAACTACGCCGCGGCGAACAAATCCGTGCTCCAGGGCTGGGGAGGCGGAGCCTGA
- a CDS encoding ATP-binding protein: MNVDIQPALLRERFYPRSRQTVRPARQFAAETLHAWGVTCRHDDVLLCVSELATNALLHGVPPGRGYRLRMLRYDGTVRVEVHDSGGGRPRIAGRDPGAEGGRGLLLVAAVADRWGAVAPVPVPGKTVWCEFTVGAVGAGGPPHGL, from the coding sequence GTGAACGTGGATATCCAACCGGCCCTGCTGCGCGAGCGGTTCTACCCGCGCAGCCGCCAGACCGTGCGCCCTGCCAGGCAGTTCGCGGCAGAGACACTTCACGCGTGGGGTGTCACATGCCGCCACGACGACGTGTTGCTCTGCGTGAGCGAGCTGGCGACCAACGCCCTGCTGCACGGCGTCCCGCCCGGCCGCGGCTACCGGCTGCGGATGCTGCGCTACGACGGCACCGTACGGGTCGAGGTGCACGACAGCGGGGGCGGCCGGCCGCGGATCGCGGGCCGGGACCCGGGCGCCGAGGGCGGGCGCGGGCTGCTGCTGGTGGCGGCGGTCGCGGACCGGTGGGGGGCCGTGGCACCGGTACCGGTACCGGGTAAGACGGTGTGGTGCGAGTTCACCGTCGGGGCGGTCGGCGCGGGCGGGCCGCCGCACGGGCTCTAG
- a CDS encoding alpha/beta hydrolase codes for MSAPGPTARRRRRAAVLAAALACSALLTGPGPAAARGAPPSPSPPVSGGVPRLDWSPCKPGSPWDCATAKVPLDHAAPAGRTIDLAVVRRQAADPGRRVGTLFVNPGGPGGPGTVQVPQNYDSFPKEVRERFDIVSWDPRGIGNSTAVNCFDTAEEAKAWAARPPGGFPVGAQERKAWTDAYADLGRLCEKRDPDLLRHVSTADTARDLDLLRRSVGEPQLNYLGVSYGTILGATYANLFPGNVRAMVLDSNIDPQAWTNGTSQGEPRTTTFLRMGSDRTAAATLDRFLTLCGSAPATRCAFSAGSPQATREKFDRLMQQLREHPVGPWTYARTVADTVQGLYIVRGWPALADRLQELSQGRAPKPAVYPPPPPVAEPNPYLGDEQAAAVWCSDSPNPRDPAVYQGLEEDSARRAGDAGRFWTWAAETCATWPARSAASYGGPWDRPTARPVLVIGTRYDPSTPYAGAEAMARELADARLLTNDGYGHTALFNNASSCISAYESRYLVDGTLPPPGTVCRPDRVPFT; via the coding sequence ATGTCCGCACCAGGTCCCACAGCCCGCCGCCGGCGCCGTGCGGCTGTCCTCGCCGCGGCGCTGGCCTGCTCCGCGCTGCTCACCGGGCCCGGGCCCGCCGCCGCACGCGGCGCGCCCCCATCTCCGTCACCTCCGGTGAGCGGCGGCGTTCCGCGGCTGGACTGGAGTCCCTGCAAGCCCGGCAGCCCGTGGGACTGCGCCACCGCGAAGGTGCCGCTCGATCACGCCGCGCCCGCGGGCCGCACCATCGACCTGGCGGTCGTCCGGCGGCAGGCCGCCGATCCCGGCCGGCGCGTGGGCACGCTCTTCGTGAACCCCGGTGGGCCCGGGGGCCCCGGGACCGTGCAGGTGCCGCAGAACTACGACTCCTTCCCGAAGGAGGTGCGGGAGCGGTTCGACATCGTCAGCTGGGACCCGCGCGGGATCGGCAACAGCACCGCCGTGAACTGCTTCGACACCGCCGAGGAGGCCAAGGCCTGGGCGGCCCGCCCACCCGGCGGCTTCCCCGTCGGCGCGCAGGAACGCAAGGCCTGGACCGACGCCTACGCGGACCTCGGCCGGCTCTGCGAGAAGCGCGACCCGGACCTGCTGCGCCACGTGTCGACCGCCGACACCGCCCGGGACCTCGACCTGCTCCGCCGGTCGGTCGGCGAACCGCAGCTGAACTACCTCGGCGTCTCCTACGGGACCATCCTGGGCGCCACCTACGCCAACCTCTTCCCCGGCAACGTCCGCGCCATGGTCCTCGACAGCAACATCGACCCGCAGGCCTGGACGAACGGCACCTCGCAGGGCGAGCCGCGCACCACCACCTTCCTGCGCATGGGCTCGGACCGCACCGCCGCCGCCACCCTGGACCGGTTCCTCACCCTCTGCGGATCGGCGCCCGCGACCCGCTGCGCCTTCTCCGCGGGCAGCCCCCAGGCCACCCGCGAGAAGTTCGACCGGCTGATGCAGCAGCTCCGGGAGCACCCGGTGGGCCCCTGGACGTACGCCAGGACGGTCGCCGACACCGTGCAGGGCCTCTACATCGTCCGCGGCTGGCCCGCCCTCGCCGACCGGCTCCAGGAACTGTCGCAGGGCCGCGCCCCGAAGCCCGCCGTGTATCCGCCGCCACCCCCGGTGGCGGAGCCGAATCCGTACCTCGGCGACGAGCAAGCGGCGGCGGTGTGGTGCTCCGACAGCCCCAATCCGCGCGACCCCGCCGTCTACCAGGGCCTGGAGGAGGACAGCGCCCGGCGGGCCGGCGACGCGGGACGCTTCTGGACGTGGGCGGCGGAGACCTGCGCCACCTGGCCGGCCAGGTCCGCCGCCAGCTACGGCGGCCCGTGGGACAGGCCCACCGCCCGTCCCGTCCTGGTGATCGGGACCCGGTACGACCCCTCCACGCCCTATGCGGGCGCCGAGGCCATGGCCCGTGAGCTGGCGGACGCCCGCCTGCTCACGAACGACGGGTACGGGCACACCGCGCTGTTCAACAACGCCAGCAGCTGCATCAGCGCGTACGAGAGCCGCTACCTCGTCGACGGGACGCTTCCGCCCCCCGGCACGGTCTGCCGCCCGGACCGGGTTCCCTTCACCTAG
- the hemB gene encoding porphobilinogen synthase, with translation MSAYGSFPGSRPRRLRTTPAMRRMVAENRLHPSDLILPAFVREGISEPLAISAMPGVVQHTRDTLRKAAVEAVEAGVAGIMLFGVPADENKDALGTAGTEPDGILQVAIRDVKAEVGDDLVIMSDLCLDEYTDHGHCGVLDEHGRVDNDATLERYAEMAQVQADAGVHVVGPSGMMDGQVGVIRDALDETGHEDVSILAYTAKYSSAFYGPFREAVASSLQGDRKTYQQDPANARESLRELALDLEEGADMVMVKPAGPYLDILYRVAEAVDVPVAAYQISGEFAMIEAAAEKGWIERDRAILETLLGIKRAGADTILTYWATEVAGWLREAR, from the coding sequence ATGAGCGCGTACGGATCCTTCCCCGGTTCGCGGCCCCGCCGGCTGCGCACCACCCCGGCGATGCGGCGGATGGTCGCGGAGAACCGGCTGCACCCCTCTGACCTGATCCTCCCGGCCTTCGTGCGCGAGGGCATCAGCGAGCCGCTCGCCATCTCCGCCATGCCGGGCGTGGTCCAGCACACCCGGGACACCCTGCGCAAGGCCGCCGTCGAGGCGGTCGAGGCGGGGGTCGCGGGCATCATGCTCTTCGGCGTCCCGGCCGACGAGAACAAGGACGCCCTGGGCACGGCCGGCACCGAGCCGGACGGCATCCTGCAGGTCGCCATCCGGGATGTGAAGGCCGAGGTCGGCGACGACCTGGTGATCATGTCGGACCTGTGCCTCGATGAGTACACCGACCACGGGCACTGCGGCGTCCTGGACGAGCACGGCCGCGTCGACAACGACGCGACGCTGGAGCGCTACGCCGAGATGGCGCAGGTCCAGGCGGACGCGGGCGTCCACGTCGTGGGTCCCAGCGGCATGATGGACGGGCAGGTCGGTGTCATCCGCGACGCCCTCGACGAGACCGGGCACGAGGACGTCTCGATCCTCGCCTACACGGCGAAGTACTCCTCCGCCTTCTACGGCCCGTTCCGCGAGGCCGTCGCCTCCTCCCTCCAGGGCGACCGCAAGACGTACCAGCAGGACCCGGCCAACGCCCGCGAGTCCCTGCGGGAGCTCGCGCTCGACCTGGAGGAGGGCGCGGACATGGTCATGGTCAAGCCCGCCGGCCCCTACCTCGACATCCTGTACCGGGTCGCGGAGGCCGTGGACGTTCCGGTCGCGGCGTACCAGATCAGCGGCGAGTTCGCGATGATCGAGGCGGCCGCCGAGAAGGGCTGGATCGAGCGGGACCGGGCCATCCTGGAGACCCTGCTGGGCATCAAGCGCGCGGGCGCGGACACGATCCTCACCTACTGGGCCACCGAGGTCGCGGGCTGGCTCCGCGAGGCCCGCTGA
- a CDS encoding WXG100 family type VII secretion target: protein MQDSDLRVSEDGLTRLADDLDQMQGHLERQIRDMDRVVDSIAAGWQGPTATAYRSLHRGAAEDAVRIRQVLALLEEATRAARDGFTAQELEILAAFKRVQSQENVSEAAEELTVPDQAPAASQSRLQDI, encoded by the coding sequence ATGCAGGACAGCGATCTCAGGGTCTCGGAGGACGGCCTCACCCGGCTCGCTGACGACCTGGACCAGATGCAAGGCCATCTGGAACGGCAGATCCGCGACATGGACCGGGTGGTCGACAGCATCGCGGCCGGCTGGCAGGGTCCCACCGCTACGGCCTACCGCTCCTTGCATCGGGGAGCGGCCGAGGACGCCGTGCGGATCCGGCAGGTGCTCGCCCTCCTCGAAGAGGCCACCAGGGCTGCCCGTGACGGCTTCACAGCCCAGGAACTGGAGATCTTGGCCGCGTTCAAGCGCGTACAGAGCCAGGAGAACGTGTCGGAGGCCGCCGAGGAATTGACCGTGCCCGACCAGGCTCCAGCGGCTTCGCAGAGCCGTCTGCAGGACATCTGA
- the hemC gene encoding hydroxymethylbilane synthase, producing the protein MNTRPDQPLRLGTRRSKLAMSQSGHVAEAVRELTGRPVELVEITTYGDVSREHLAQIGGTGVFVTALRDALLRGEVDFAVHSLKDLPTTQPDDLVIAAMPRREDARDALVARDGLTFEQLPDGARVGTGSPRRTAQLNHLARSLGKRIETVPIRGNVDTRIGFVRDGELDAVVLAAAGLNRIGRGDEATDLLSVDSILPAPGQGALAVECPASSTDLIAALGRLDDPHTRAAVTAERSLLAALEAGCSAPVGAFADLLADGRIVNEMRLRGVVGTLDGTTLVQLSTTGPVPQSYDDAMALGRELADEMLAKGAAGLMGERSL; encoded by the coding sequence ATGAACACACGTCCCGACCAGCCGCTGCGGCTCGGTACGCGGCGGAGCAAGCTGGCCATGTCCCAGTCGGGGCACGTCGCCGAGGCGGTCCGGGAGCTCACCGGCCGGCCCGTCGAACTCGTGGAGATCACGACGTACGGTGACGTCTCGCGCGAGCACCTCGCCCAGATCGGCGGGACCGGCGTGTTCGTCACCGCCCTGCGCGATGCGCTGCTGCGCGGCGAGGTCGACTTCGCCGTGCACTCGCTGAAGGACCTGCCGACCACGCAGCCCGACGACCTCGTCATCGCGGCCATGCCGCGGCGTGAGGACGCCCGCGACGCGCTCGTCGCCCGCGACGGCCTGACCTTCGAGCAGCTGCCCGACGGCGCCCGGGTCGGCACCGGCTCGCCCCGCCGCACCGCCCAGCTCAACCACCTGGCGCGGTCACTCGGCAAGCGGATCGAGACCGTGCCCATCCGCGGCAACGTCGACACCCGCATCGGCTTCGTCCGCGACGGCGAACTCGACGCCGTCGTCCTGGCGGCCGCCGGCCTGAACCGGATCGGCCGCGGCGACGAGGCCACCGACCTGCTGTCCGTCGACAGCATCCTCCCCGCCCCCGGCCAGGGAGCCCTGGCCGTGGAGTGCCCTGCGTCCTCCACGGACCTCATCGCCGCGCTCGGCCGGCTCGACGACCCGCACACCCGGGCCGCCGTGACCGCGGAGCGTTCTCTGCTCGCCGCCCTGGAGGCCGGCTGCAGCGCACCCGTGGGCGCGTTCGCCGACCTGCTGGCCGACGGACGGATTGTCAATGAAATGCGCCTGCGCGGCGTCGTCGGAACCCTCGACGGCACGACGCTGGTGCAGCTGTCCACCACCGGTCCCGTGCCCCAGTCGTACGACGACGCCATGGCGCTCGGCCGCGAACTCGCGGACGAGATGCTGGCCAAGGGCGCGGCCGGTCTGATGGGGGAGCGATCGCTTTGA
- a CDS encoding bifunctional uroporphyrinogen-III C-methyltransferase/uroporphyrinogen-III synthase yields MNPSIPTTSAFPAVAAHGHVTFLGAGPGDPGLLTLRAVEALAAADVLIAEPEVLEVVRTHARAGVDTPQLTVADEVSAAAGVPVIRDAANLVMEAARSGRRVVRAVTGDPGLDGNAADEMLACASEGIPFEVVPGVATAVGVPAYAGVPLRDKQGADVRFVDARTASARCWSEAGASDGVLVVSATLETASAAAAELVSAGRKPDTPLTVTVSGTTTRQRTWSATLGTIAQVFKQGKVLPSPEGARPVICVVGEHGAAARREDLSWFESKPLFGWRVLVPRTKEQAASLSDQLRSYGAVPHEVPTIAVEPPRTPQQMERAVKGLVTGRYEWIAFTSVNAVKAVREKFEEYGLDARAFAGIKVAAVGEQTAAALVEFGVKPDLVPSGEQSAAGLLEDWPPYDPVFDPIDRVFLPRADIATETLVAGLIELGWEVDDVTAYRTVRASPPPADTREAIKGGGFDAVLFTSSSTVRNLVGIAGKPHNVTVIACIGPATAKTAEEHGLRVDVLSPEPSVSKLAEALAEYGAARREAAKEAGEAVFRPSERRPGARRRRTT; encoded by the coding sequence TTGAACCCCTCAATTCCGACCACCTCCGCCTTTCCGGCCGTCGCCGCCCACGGACACGTCACCTTCCTCGGTGCCGGCCCGGGCGACCCGGGTCTGCTCACGCTGCGGGCCGTCGAGGCGCTCGCCGCCGCGGACGTACTGATCGCGGAGCCCGAGGTGCTCGAAGTCGTACGGACGCATGCGCGCGCGGGTGTCGACACGCCGCAGCTGACGGTAGCTGACGAAGTGTCAGCAGCCGCCGGGGTCCCGGTGATCCGGGACGCGGCCAATCTTGTCATGGAGGCCGCACGCTCCGGCAGGCGGGTGGTCCGTGCCGTCACGGGCGACCCCGGACTCGACGGCAACGCCGCCGACGAGATGCTCGCGTGCGCGTCCGAGGGGATCCCCTTCGAGGTGGTGCCCGGTGTCGCGACCGCCGTCGGCGTGCCCGCGTACGCCGGTGTCCCGCTGCGCGACAAGCAGGGCGCGGATGTGCGGTTCGTCGACGCCAGGACCGCGTCGGCACGCTGCTGGAGCGAGGCCGGGGCGAGCGACGGGGTCCTCGTCGTCTCCGCGACGCTGGAGACGGCCTCGGCCGCCGCCGCCGAGCTGGTGAGCGCCGGACGCAAGCCCGACACCCCGCTGACCGTGACGGTCTCCGGCACGACGACGCGCCAGCGGACCTGGTCGGCGACGCTCGGCACGATCGCCCAGGTGTTCAAGCAGGGCAAGGTGCTGCCCTCGCCCGAGGGTGCCCGCCCCGTCATATGCGTGGTCGGCGAACACGGAGCCGCCGCGCGCCGCGAGGACCTCTCCTGGTTCGAGTCGAAGCCGCTGTTCGGCTGGCGGGTCCTCGTACCGCGGACGAAGGAACAGGCTGCTTCGCTCTCCGACCAGCTGCGCTCCTACGGCGCGGTGCCGCACGAGGTGCCGACGATCGCCGTGGAGCCGCCCCGCACCCCGCAGCAGATGGAGCGCGCGGTCAAGGGCCTGGTGACGGGCCGCTACGAGTGGATCGCCTTCACCTCGGTCAACGCGGTCAAGGCGGTCCGCGAGAAGTTCGAGGAGTACGGGCTCGACGCGCGGGCCTTCGCCGGCATCAAGGTCGCCGCGGTCGGCGAGCAGACCGCCGCCGCGCTGGTGGAGTTCGGCGTGAAGCCGGACCTGGTCCCGAGCGGGGAGCAGTCCGCGGCCGGACTGCTGGAGGACTGGCCGCCGTACGACCCGGTCTTCGACCCGATCGACCGCGTCTTCCTGCCGCGGGCCGACATTGCCACCGAGACGCTGGTCGCCGGGCTGATCGAGCTCGGTTGGGAGGTCGACGACGTCACCGCCTACCGGACCGTGCGCGCGTCGCCGCCGCCGGCCGACACCCGCGAGGCGATCAAGGGCGGCGGCTTCGACGCCGTTCTCTTCACGTCCTCCTCGACCGTCCGCAACCTGGTCGGGATCGCGGGCAAGCCGCACAACGTGACGGTCATCGCCTGTATCGGCCCGGCGACGGCCAAGACCGCGGAGGAGCACGGCCTGCGGGTCGACGTGCTCTCCCCGGAGCCGTCGGTGTCGAAGCTCGCGGAGGCCCTCGCCGAGTACGGCGCGGCACGCCGCGAGGCGGCCAAGGAGGCCGGCGAAGCGGTCTTCCGGCCGAGCGAACGACGCCCGGGCGCGCGCAGGCGTCGTACGACGTGA
- a CDS encoding helix-turn-helix transcriptional regulator — protein MPVRKRPRPNETAMKMVGALVAAARIAGGLTQRAFAETLHLDVETIASIEQGRRVLMPNVAERMDRALGLPGLLSVVANRLPEVDMVPAWAEEYMEREAEALALSWFDTLTVPGLLQTEAYARAVLGCRVPFVGEAKIELQTAHRMRRQEILRRAVPPTLSFVIWEAALRDRIGGDEVHREQIRHLRACADRPAISLQVLPLGLITHAGLDGAFILLETPEFQHLAYSETQRGSFLVRDPNEVSILSQKYAMLRSQALNFAETKDLLDRLAGET, from the coding sequence ATGCCAGTACGCAAGAGGCCGCGGCCCAACGAGACCGCCATGAAGATGGTCGGCGCCCTGGTCGCCGCCGCCCGCATCGCCGGAGGACTGACCCAGCGCGCCTTCGCGGAGACCCTGCACCTGGATGTCGAGACCATCGCCTCGATCGAGCAGGGCCGACGGGTCCTGATGCCGAACGTCGCCGAGAGGATGGACCGCGCCCTGGGCCTGCCCGGCCTCCTGTCCGTCGTGGCGAACCGCCTCCCGGAGGTGGACATGGTCCCGGCCTGGGCGGAGGAGTACATGGAGCGGGAGGCGGAGGCCCTGGCGCTGTCGTGGTTCGACACGCTGACCGTTCCGGGGCTGCTCCAGACCGAGGCCTACGCCCGCGCCGTCCTCGGCTGCCGCGTCCCCTTCGTCGGCGAGGCGAAGATAGAGCTGCAGACCGCGCACCGGATGAGGCGCCAGGAGATCCTGCGCCGCGCCGTCCCGCCCACCCTCAGCTTCGTGATCTGGGAGGCGGCCCTGCGGGACCGGATCGGCGGGGACGAGGTCCACCGGGAGCAGATCCGGCACCTGCGCGCCTGCGCCGACCGCCCGGCCATCTCCCTCCAGGTGCTGCCCCTCGGGCTCATCACCCACGCGGGCCTCGACGGCGCCTTCATCCTGCTGGAGACACCGGAGTTCCAGCACCTGGCCTACTCGGAAACCCAGCGCGGGAGCTTCCTCGTCAGGGACCCGAACGAGGTCAGCATCCTCTCGCAGAAGTATGCGATGCTGCGGTCACAGGCCCTCAACTTTGCCGAGACGAAGGACCTGTTGGACCGGCTGGCAGGAGAGACATGA
- a CDS encoding redox-sensing transcriptional repressor Rex, whose product MATGRTHRPATRSRGIPEATVARLPLYLRALTALSERSVPTVSSEELAAAAGVNSAKLRKDFSYLGSYGTRGVGYDVEYLVYQISRELGLTQDWPVVIVGIGNLGAALANYGGFSARGFRVAALIDADPAMAGKPVAGMSVQHTDDLEKIIEENGVSIGVIATPAGAAQQVSERLIAAGVTSILNFAPTVLSVPDGVDVRKVDLSIELQILAFHEQRKAGEEAASAAEPGSGAGGAAPAAAVVPPAGRTTAEARKPGPEGDVPAVMPA is encoded by the coding sequence GTGGCAACTGGCCGAACTCACCGACCGGCGACCCGCAGCCGAGGTATTCCCGAGGCCACTGTCGCCCGGCTTCCGCTGTACTTGCGCGCCCTGACCGCGCTCTCCGAGCGATCGGTCCCCACGGTGTCCTCCGAGGAGCTCGCGGCGGCCGCCGGAGTCAACTCCGCCAAGCTGCGCAAGGACTTCTCGTACCTGGGTTCCTACGGCACCCGCGGCGTCGGCTACGACGTCGAGTACCTCGTCTACCAGATCTCCCGTGAGCTCGGCCTGACCCAGGACTGGCCGGTCGTCATCGTCGGCATCGGCAACCTCGGCGCCGCCCTCGCCAACTACGGCGGCTTCTCCGCGCGCGGCTTCCGCGTCGCGGCCCTCATCGACGCCGACCCGGCCATGGCCGGCAAGCCGGTCGCCGGCATGTCCGTGCAGCACACCGACGACCTCGAAAAGATCATCGAGGAGAACGGCGTCTCGATCGGCGTCATCGCGACGCCCGCCGGTGCCGCCCAGCAGGTCAGCGAGCGGCTGATCGCGGCCGGGGTCACCTCCATCCTGAACTTCGCGCCGACCGTGCTGTCCGTGCCCGACGGTGTGGACGTCCGCAAGGTCGACCTCTCCATCGAGCTCCAGATCCTGGCCTTCCACGAGCAGCGCAAGGCCGGCGAGGAGGCCGCCTCGGCCGCCGAGCCCGGCTCCGGGGCGGGCGGCGCCGCGCCCGCCGCCGCCGTCGTGCCGCCGGCCGGGCGCACCACCGCCGAGGCGCGCAAGCCCGGACCCGAGGGCGATGTCCCGGCGGTGATGCCGGCATGA